A window of Thermoleophilia bacterium genomic DNA:
AAGTCCTGCCCCAACTGCATGGCTTTGACAAATTCAGTCATAAAATCCTTGCGGGTGGCGAGTTCCACATACTCCACTTGGCGCGCCACCCACTCGGCTTCTCGCCGTCTTTCCTGGTTGAGCAGGGCAAACCGCGCTCCATCTCCCGCCGCGTTGCCTACCGAGGACACTCTGTCGAGCGGGCAAGTTGGGAACATACCAATGCGCATGGCGTGTTCAACGTCAATGTAGCTTCCAAAGGCTCCGGCAAGGATCACTCGATCCGGCTTGGGCACACCTAAGGTGCGCAGGAGAATCTCGGCACCCGCGCGAAGAGCTCCTTTGGCTAGCTGCACGGCCCGAATGTCCTTGAGGGACACAGTGATATCTCTGCCCAAAGCTGTCTCATCGGCCCAGGCGATAACAAACTTGTGAGCCCTACCGTTTTCCCTAACCACACGAGGATGGTCCACTTCGGCGACAAAACTCCCATCAGGCCGAATTACTCCTGCTCTTAGCATTTCGCTCACGGCCTCAATTATTCCCGATCCGCAGATGCCCCGGGCGCCAATTTCCCGGGCTTCGTAGTCAGTGTTCCAGCCGTCAAGTCCAATAACCTTGAACTTGACGTCCAGAGTTTGAGGATCAATTCGGATGCGCTCAATCGCTCCGGGGGCTGCACGCATTCCGAATTCCAGATGTGCTCCCTCCAGCGCAGGGCCAGTGGCGCATGAGGTAGACAGCAGGCGGTAGCGATTCCCCAGCACCAACTCGCCATTTGTGCCGATATCGATGATAAGCAGTATCTCGTCTTGGTCGTAAGGGCGTTCGGCAATAAGAACGGCTACGTTATCGGCGCCCACAAAGCCTGCTTCCACCGGAAGAACGTGAAGACGGCAACCCGGGTGAAAGTCCAAACCTATGGAGGAGGCCCTTATGTTCAGGGACCTCTGTACGGCTGGGGCAAAGGGGGCGGCAAGGAGTGGCGCCGGGTCTATACCCATGAACAGGTGGTGCATTGCTGTGTTGCCCACCAAAACCACGTCATAAATGTCGGTGGGGCTTGCCCCAATTCGGCTGGCGGCTTTTCTGGCTAGCGAATTGATCTCAGAAATAACTGCTTGCTGGAGCTCCTTAGCCCCCTGGGGTGTCTGCTTAGCATGTTGCATGCGCGTAATCACGTCATCACCCCACGCTACCTGGGGGTTCATGGCTGATTCGGTGGCAAGGAGGGCGCCCGTACCGAGATCAACAAGGTAAGCTGCAACCGTGGTAGTGCCTACGTCCACAGCCAGGCCGAGGACTTTAGCTGTTTCGCTTGCTGGCAGGACGGCGATTACTTGCTTGTTCTGCCAAACTACAGCGGCAAGCTTCCAGTCTGATCGGCGGGCCAGGGCGGGCAAAGTCTGAACTACCTCGAGGTCACATTCCAAATCTTCGCGGCCATATTCACGCGCGATTGCGGAAAGGAGCCGGTCTGTATCCGCCTGGAGGTCTTCGAGGGTTGGCGGTTGCAGAGTTACTAAAACGGTCCTGACTGCTGGGTCCACCGGCACGGTGCGATCACTTGCTTCCTTGCGCACTACTTGAGTCAATCGGCG
This region includes:
- a CDS encoding ASKHA domain-containing protein; its protein translation is MAANEITVVFQPSGRRGTFPNNRTILDIARDLGVEIESVCGGKGVCGKCRVLVESLALSQAEETTSVSPPTEAEVRLLGQEAIRAGMRLACQSLVRGDIQVYVPEESRRLTQVVRKEASDRTVPVDPAVRTVLVTLQPPTLEDLQADTDRLLSAIAREYGREDLECDLEVVQTLPALARRSDWKLAAVVWQNKQVIAVLPASETAKVLGLAVDVGTTTVAAYLVDLGTGALLATESAMNPQVAWGDDVITRMQHAKQTPQGAKELQQAVISEINSLARKAASRIGASPTDIYDVVLVGNTAMHHLFMGIDPAPLLAAPFAPAVQRSLNIRASSIGLDFHPGCRLHVLPVEAGFVGADNVAVLIAERPYDQDEILLIIDIGTNGELVLGNRYRLLSTSCATGPALEGAHLEFGMRAAPGAIERIRIDPQTLDVKFKVIGLDGWNTDYEAREIGARGICGSGIIEAVSEMLRAGVIRPDGSFVAEVDHPRVVRENGRAHKFVIAWADETALGRDITVSLKDIRAVQLAKGALRAGAEILLRTLGVPKPDRVILAGAFGSYIDVEHAMRIGMFPTCPLDRVSSVGNAAGDGARFALLNQERRREAEWVARQVEYVELATRKDFMTEFVKAMQLGQDLTV